The genomic stretch CAGCGGCACCAGCATGGCGACTCCGCACGTGGCCGGCGTCACGGCCCTGTGGGTCGAGGCGCTGGCAGCGGCGGGCGACCTGACGCGCCTGACCCTGGAGACGGCTGTGCGCGGCCACGCGACCCGCGCTCCCCTGGTGCCGGACGTCGACAAGCTGGATGTGGGCCTGGGTCTCGTGCAGGCTCCACAGACCTGACGACATTCGCCCTGATCACCGCGCTGACCGGCGGTTCATCTGCCGGGGGCATCTCCCCCCACCGCTCCCCCATCTGGGCGGCCGGACGCGCAATAGCGCACGGCGACGCTCCTGCCCTTCCGCTGGAATGGCCAGCAGGATGCGACACCCATTCCCCGCCCTGCTTGTGCTGCTCCTGAGTGCGTGTGGCACCGCTCCCACCGAGTCCGTCGTCCGTGCCGGCCAGACCGCCGTGCCCGCAGCGCAGTTCACGCGGGAGGTGTTCGACCTGACGAACGCCGCCCGCGCCCAGGCCCGCGTGTGTGGAGCGACGCCGTATGCCGCCGCACCGCCGCTGGCCTACGACTCCCGGCTGGAGGCGTCCGCGCAGGCCCACGCTCAGGACATGGCGGCGAAGAACTACTTCTCGCACGACAGCCAGGACGGCCGCACCTTCTCGCAGCGCATCACCGCCGCCGGCTACCCGTGGGCGGTGGCAGCCGAGAACATCGCCGCCGGCCAGACCACACCCCAGGAGGTCGTCCAGGCGTGGCTCGACAGCCCGGGCCACTGCGCCGAGATCATGGCCGACGACCTGCAAGAGATCGGCATCGGGTATGTCCAGGCCAGCGGCGGCACGTACGGCACGTACTGGGTGCAGGACTTCGGCACGCGCAGGTAGCGGGCAGCCTAGCGGAACTGGCCGGCGTACTCCCCGTACCCCTGGGCCTCCAGCTGATCGGCCGGCACGAAGCGCAGCGACGCCGAGTTGATGCAGTAGCGCAGCCCGCCCTGGTCGCGCGGGCCGTCCGGGAAGACGTGCCCCAGGTGGGAATCGGCGAGTGGCGAGCGCACCTCGGTGCGGGCGTAGCCGATCTTGTAGTCGGTTTTCTCGGTCAGGCTCACCCGCTGGATCGGCCGGGTGAAGCTGGGCCAGCCGCAGCCGGCGTCGTACTTGTCGCGGCTGCTGAACAGCGGCTCGCCGGACACGACGT from Deinococcus sp. AB2017081 encodes the following:
- a CDS encoding CAP domain-containing protein, whose translation is MRHPFPALLVLLLSACGTAPTESVVRAGQTAVPAAQFTREVFDLTNAARAQARVCGATPYAAAPPLAYDSRLEASAQAHAQDMAAKNYFSHDSQDGRTFSQRITAAGYPWAVAAENIAAGQTTPQEVVQAWLDSPGHCAEIMADDLQEIGIGYVQASGGTYGTYWVQDFGTRR
- the msrB gene encoding peptide-methionine (R)-S-oxide reductase MsrB, with amino-acid sequence MTTTDPKAPFVKPTDTELRQTLTPIQYQVTQHEGTERAFTGEYWDHTGDGIYVDVVSGEPLFSSRDKYDAGCGWPSFTRPIQRVSLTEKTDYKIGYARTEVRSPLADSHLGHVFPDGPRDQGGLRYCINSASLRFVPADQLEAQGYGEYAGQFR